The proteins below come from a single Natrinema sp. SYSU A 869 genomic window:
- a CDS encoding NUDIX domain-containing protein — protein sequence MSTPEEDLQHENAGQDVIAVDADDNELELVNRLDAHTGDGIRHRAFTSLVFDGEGNVLLAQRAPDKRLWGTHWDGTVASHPVEGQSQKEATRQRLEEELGITPDQYDDLEVTDRFEYKRYFENAGVEHEVCAVLQVTLSDRSLDPDEEEVAGLLWVPYERLHSNPEWYRQLRLCPWFEIAMRRDVR from the coding sequence ATGAGCACGCCGGAAGAGGACCTGCAACACGAGAACGCAGGACAGGACGTGATCGCTGTCGACGCTGACGACAACGAACTCGAGTTAGTCAACCGTCTCGACGCTCACACGGGCGATGGCATTCGCCACCGGGCGTTCACCTCGCTCGTCTTCGACGGCGAGGGGAACGTCCTGCTCGCCCAGCGAGCGCCGGATAAGCGCCTGTGGGGCACCCACTGGGACGGCACCGTCGCCTCCCACCCCGTCGAGGGCCAGAGTCAGAAGGAGGCGACCCGCCAGCGACTCGAGGAGGAGTTGGGGATCACGCCCGACCAATACGACGACCTGGAGGTGACCGACCGCTTCGAGTACAAGCGCTACTTCGAGAACGCGGGCGTCGAGCACGAGGTCTGTGCCGTCCTGCAGGTGACGCTGTCCGATCGCAGCCTCGACCCCGACGAGGAGGAGGTCGCCGGCCTGCTGTGGGTTCCCTACGAGCGACTCCACTCGAACCCGGAGTGGTACCGACAGCTGCGACTCTGCCCGTGGTTCGAGATCGCCATGCGCCGGGATGTCCGGTAA
- a CDS encoding class I SAM-dependent methyltransferase codes for METIDFDRLTLTPGMRVLDVGCGEGRHVHAAALENVAEVVGLDLERENLKAARDDHAEYIAPESDVPVTFLSGDALRLPFGDGAFDVVCCTEVLEHLPDYESAIDELRRVCAPDGTLAVSVPRAGPERVCWALSDDYHNVEGGHVRIFDREELQAAIERRGFERVDGHFAHALHAPYWWLKCLWWDRDEQGEPPLPLRAYDRFLEWDVLESPRPVRLLEEALDPIVGKSVVYYFELEARA; via the coding sequence ATGGAGACGATCGATTTCGACCGGCTGACACTGACCCCGGGAATGCGCGTCCTCGACGTCGGCTGCGGCGAGGGCCGTCACGTCCACGCCGCTGCCCTCGAGAACGTCGCCGAAGTCGTCGGTTTGGACCTCGAGCGGGAGAACCTGAAAGCGGCCCGCGATGATCACGCGGAGTACATCGCCCCGGAGTCGGACGTGCCGGTCACCTTTCTCTCGGGGGACGCGCTCAGGCTTCCCTTCGGGGACGGCGCGTTCGACGTCGTCTGCTGTACCGAGGTCTTAGAGCACCTGCCCGACTACGAGTCGGCCATCGACGAGCTTCGACGCGTCTGTGCGCCCGACGGCACGCTCGCGGTGAGCGTTCCCAGAGCGGGGCCCGAACGGGTCTGCTGGGCGCTGTCAGATGACTATCACAACGTCGAGGGCGGACACGTCCGTATCTTCGACCGCGAGGAGTTACAGGCAGCCATCGAACGACGCGGATTCGAACGGGTCGACGGCCACTTCGCTCACGCCCTGCACGCGCCCTACTGGTGGCTCAAGTGTCTCTGGTGGGACCGCGACGAGCAGGGCGAGCCGCCGCTTCCGCTGCGGGCCTACGACCGCTTCCTCGAGTGGGACGTCCTCGAGTCGCCCCGGCCAGTGCGGCTGCTCGAGGAGGCGCTCGATCCCATCGTCGGCAAGAGCGTCGTCTACTACTTCGAGCTGGAGGCAAGAGCGTGA
- a CDS encoding prenyltransferase — MSNVSSGKSLEDWGLEPAVDYIERVQRSDGLILWYPDGPADPWDHVESAMGLSVAGRYGAARRAYRWVADAQHDDGALWATYGETDSDGNDGAHAGDEPRKETHRSAYVAVGTWHHYLCTGDREFLEELWPTVRDAVAFACDQQAPSGEIYWTVGADGEVYEDALISGCASIYKSLACGAAIAGELGHTDAHDRWLAARTHLGEAIRTRPDRFDRTWESKSRYAMDWFYPVLCGVVTGGPARERLEAGMDRFLEEGLGCRCVADEPWVTVAESCELVVSLAAVGRTERAREVLEWLFQWTDDEGVFWTGYQFEDEAFWPGDRPTWTAGAAVLAADALSGVSGAADLFTDPLFE, encoded by the coding sequence GTGAGTAACGTTTCATCGGGGAAGTCACTGGAGGATTGGGGGCTCGAGCCCGCGGTCGACTATATCGAGCGCGTGCAGCGGTCGGACGGGCTCATCCTGTGGTATCCCGACGGGCCGGCCGACCCTTGGGACCACGTCGAGAGCGCGATGGGGTTGTCGGTCGCCGGCCGCTACGGGGCCGCTCGCCGCGCGTACCGCTGGGTGGCCGACGCACAACACGACGACGGCGCACTGTGGGCGACCTACGGCGAGACCGACAGTGACGGCAACGACGGGGCCCACGCTGGCGACGAGCCGCGCAAGGAAACCCACCGTAGCGCCTACGTTGCCGTCGGTACCTGGCACCACTACCTCTGTACCGGCGATCGGGAGTTCCTTGAGGAGCTCTGGCCGACCGTCCGGGACGCCGTCGCGTTCGCGTGCGACCAGCAGGCTCCGTCCGGCGAAATCTACTGGACCGTCGGCGCGGACGGCGAGGTCTACGAGGACGCACTGATCTCTGGCTGTGCCTCAATCTACAAGAGTCTGGCCTGTGGCGCAGCGATTGCAGGCGAACTCGGTCATACCGACGCGCATGACCGCTGGCTCGCAGCCCGCACCCACCTCGGCGAGGCGATCCGGACTCGCCCCGACCGCTTCGACCGCACCTGGGAGAGCAAGTCTCGGTACGCAATGGACTGGTTCTATCCCGTCCTCTGTGGCGTGGTGACCGGCGGGCCGGCACGGGAGCGCCTCGAGGCCGGCATGGATCGCTTTCTCGAAGAAGGACTGGGCTGTCGCTGCGTCGCGGACGAACCCTGGGTGACCGTCGCCGAGTCATGCGAACTCGTCGTCTCGCTGGCCGCGGTCGGTCGGACGGAACGCGCCCGCGAGGTCCTCGAGTGGCTCTTTCAGTGGACCGACGACGAGGGCGTCTTCTGGACGGGCTATCAGTTCGAGGACGAGGCGTTCTGGCCGGGTGACCGGCCGACGTGGACTGCGGGTGCGGCGGTGCTGGCCGCGGATGCGCTGTCAGGGGTGTCGGGGGCCGCGGATCTGTTTACTGATCCGCTATTCGAATGA
- a CDS encoding ArsR family transcriptional regulator, with translation MRPLVSWMTKSDPALLEFFEETGIAMPPAVVSYNIDGVSHPTVKRRLPILEEHGLLRKVDDDRGYYRITDWGRAYLEGELESEDLEP, from the coding sequence ATGCGCCCGCTGGTTTCGTGGATGACGAAATCCGATCCTGCGCTGCTTGAGTTCTTTGAGGAAACGGGGATAGCGATGCCACCAGCGGTGGTCTCGTACAACATCGACGGCGTCTCTCATCCGACAGTGAAACGCCGTCTTCCGATCTTGGAAGAACACGGACTCCTTCGAAAAGTCGACGACGATCGTGGCTATTACCGAATTACGGATTGGGGTCGTGCCTATCTTGAGGGAGAATTAGAGAGCGAAGATCTTGAACCATGA
- a CDS encoding PadR family transcriptional regulator — MHDDDSRDLEPPARADASPPNKPITDGRRAWVELTGFQRDCLEAITRREHDGKPCSPSGITWTLERRYPRVSRVRLEPNLRALVGRGLVTTRDEPAGHVPTYRLTGAGRALLIQRAERLAVLCDLRHGR, encoded by the coding sequence ATGCACGACGACGATTCGCGGGACCTTGAACCTCCCGCTCGAGCAGATGCATCACCCCCAAATAAACCAATAACAGATGGCCGGCGCGCGTGGGTCGAACTCACCGGATTCCAACGGGACTGTCTCGAGGCCATCACCCGGCGCGAGCACGATGGCAAGCCCTGCTCCCCGTCGGGGATCACGTGGACCCTCGAGCGCCGCTATCCCCGCGTCAGCCGGGTCCGACTCGAGCCGAACCTGCGCGCGCTCGTCGGACGCGGTCTCGTCACGACACGCGACGAACCCGCCGGCCACGTCCCCACCTACCGTCTCACAGGTGCCGGGCGCGCGCTGCTCATCCAGCGGGCCGAACGACTGGCAGTCCTCTGTGACCTCCGACACGGCCGATAA
- a CDS encoding class I SAM-dependent methyltransferase: MPSATLRDAVYALRKARLGLERRRLDYGAETRERADRLAAVLPASAAELREYEREYDDLEWFHDSYADRVAEIHDAGVATDTTHWRDGVTIYVVCRALGVETVVETGVLFGSFDAHILAAMEENGGGTLHAVDLLGGPPGPFEYGHLIPDRCRDRWRLHQGDAREVLPALLECVGPLDLFLHDSDHRLPHMRFEYETALPRIASGGVLASHDVRLSRLFDQFAETNGLQSCVVCDTGIGRLPSSSARRDSRRS, encoded by the coding sequence ATGCCGTCCGCGACCCTGCGGGACGCGGTCTACGCTCTACGGAAGGCCCGATTGGGGCTCGAGCGCCGCCGACTCGATTACGGCGCGGAGACCCGCGAGCGGGCCGACCGGCTGGCCGCGGTGCTTCCGGCGTCGGCCGCCGAACTTCGCGAGTACGAGCGGGAGTACGACGACCTCGAGTGGTTTCACGACAGCTACGCCGATCGTGTCGCCGAGATTCACGACGCCGGCGTCGCCACCGACACCACCCACTGGCGCGACGGGGTGACGATCTACGTGGTCTGTCGCGCACTGGGGGTTGAGACGGTTGTGGAGACCGGCGTACTGTTCGGCTCGTTCGACGCGCACATTTTGGCAGCGATGGAGGAGAACGGCGGCGGAACGCTGCACGCGGTAGATCTCCTCGGCGGGCCGCCCGGTCCCTTCGAGTACGGCCACCTGATTCCGGATCGCTGTCGGGACCGCTGGCGGCTTCATCAGGGGGACGCACGGGAGGTGCTTCCGGCCCTGCTCGAGTGCGTCGGTCCGCTCGATCTGTTCTTACACGACTCGGACCACCGGCTGCCCCACATGCGATTCGAGTACGAGACGGCGCTTCCGCGGATCGCGTCGGGTGGTGTCTTGGCGAGTCACGACGTGCGACTCTCGAGGCTATTCGATCAGTTTGCGGAAACCAACGGGCTTCAGTCGTGCGTGGTCTGCGACACGGGGATCGGTCGACTCCCGTCCTCGAGCGCCCGGCGGGACTCGAGACGGTCGTGA
- a CDS encoding zinc-binding dehydrogenase, which translates to MQAVQFAEHGDTDVIEYGEYPDPEIDRDEVLVDIKAAALNHLDIWTRRGMPGIDLDMPHIPGSDGAGVVEDVGEDVTRFEEGDHVALSAGVGDLRMDDPTLDPRFHIIGEHVTGVHSEYAAIPEDNLIPVPEHVDWEVAGSSCLVFQTAWRMLIERADLEAGETVLVLGASGGVGHAALQIADYAGAEVYATGSTEEKLDYAEEHGADHVCNYEEEDFADWVLEETGGRGVDVVVEHVGAPTWQNSLKSLTKGGRLVTCGGTGGGNPETDIPRIFWNQLQIIGSTMATPGQIDDVMELVWDGTFQPAIREELPMSETARAHEIIQNREGFGKVVVRPDSKL; encoded by the coding sequence ATGCAGGCAGTCCAATTCGCGGAACACGGCGACACGGACGTCATCGAATACGGCGAGTATCCCGATCCCGAGATCGACCGGGACGAGGTACTGGTCGACATCAAGGCGGCCGCGCTCAACCACCTGGACATCTGGACGCGACGGGGAATGCCGGGGATCGACCTCGACATGCCACACATTCCGGGGAGCGACGGTGCCGGTGTCGTCGAAGATGTCGGCGAGGACGTGACTCGCTTCGAGGAAGGCGACCACGTTGCGCTCTCAGCCGGCGTCGGCGACCTGCGGATGGACGACCCGACACTCGACCCGCGCTTCCACATCATCGGCGAGCACGTCACCGGCGTCCACTCCGAGTACGCCGCGATCCCCGAGGACAACCTGATCCCCGTCCCCGAGCACGTCGACTGGGAGGTCGCCGGCTCGAGCTGTCTGGTCTTCCAGACCGCCTGGCGGATGCTCATCGAGCGCGCCGACCTCGAGGCCGGCGAAACGGTGCTCGTGTTGGGCGCAAGCGGTGGGGTCGGCCACGCCGCCCTCCAGATCGCCGACTACGCGGGCGCAGAGGTATACGCGACCGGCAGCACCGAGGAGAAGCTCGACTACGCCGAGGAACACGGCGCGGACCACGTCTGTAACTACGAGGAAGAGGACTTCGCGGACTGGGTCCTCGAGGAGACGGGCGGCCGCGGCGTCGATGTCGTCGTCGAACACGTCGGCGCGCCAACCTGGCAGAACTCCCTGAAGAGTCTGACCAAGGGCGGGCGGCTCGTCACCTGCGGCGGCACCGGCGGCGGCAACCCCGAAACGGACATTCCGCGCATCTTCTGGAACCAGCTCCAGATCATCGGCTCGACGATGGCCACGCCCGGCCAGATCGACGACGTGATGGAACTCGTCTGGGACGGCACCTTCCAGCCCGCGATCCGCGAGGAACTGCCAATGAGTGAGACCGCACGCGCCCACGAAATCATCCAGAACCGGGAAGGATTCGGCAAGGTCGTCGTCCGGCCTGATAGCAAGCTCTGA
- a CDS encoding ABC transporter permease, with translation MSAEIQEGYGAERESSDGRRVWLEQAGAFTRRSLQEVRNSRLMLAWVIAFPAIMYLLQTTQGASGSAVSDATVSIGIGIFGSMLVCLFVFGNQLATDLEDRRYEAYRSMPISSSADLIGRMAAGLVLAAGAFAVTIVAGLATGASYGLRGPESVPIVLAAGVLTCLFWMVVAIPFVVAAGNKRIASLATTLVAVMTFVLTGLNGAVPAQSAIDGPVLNYLPNTLPTRLLVSHLVPAESWTELGVAPPAMPTDPTFLALLAGYAALAVLAGTILVNRTLYDQGWSP, from the coding sequence ATGTCAGCCGAGATACAGGAGGGGTACGGGGCGGAACGCGAGTCGAGTGACGGGCGGCGGGTGTGGCTCGAGCAGGCCGGTGCGTTCACTCGGCGGAGTCTACAGGAGGTTCGAAACAGTCGGCTCATGCTGGCGTGGGTGATCGCGTTCCCGGCGATCATGTACCTGCTCCAGACGACACAGGGGGCCAGTGGGTCAGCCGTGTCCGACGCAACCGTCTCCATCGGAATCGGGATCTTCGGATCGATGCTCGTCTGTCTCTTCGTCTTCGGGAATCAGCTCGCGACCGATCTCGAGGACAGACGCTACGAAGCCTATCGCTCGATGCCAATCTCGTCGTCGGCCGATCTGATCGGCCGAATGGCCGCCGGACTGGTCCTCGCGGCGGGCGCGTTCGCCGTGACGATCGTCGCTGGCCTGGCTACCGGCGCGTCCTACGGCCTCCGCGGTCCCGAATCGGTACCGATCGTTCTGGCCGCCGGCGTGCTGACCTGCCTCTTCTGGATGGTCGTGGCGATCCCGTTCGTGGTTGCCGCCGGGAACAAACGGATCGCGTCGCTGGCGACCACGCTCGTCGCCGTCATGACGTTCGTCCTCACCGGGCTCAACGGGGCCGTCCCGGCGCAGTCGGCGATCGATGGCCCGGTGCTGAACTACCTCCCGAACACGCTCCCGACGCGGCTGCTCGTGTCTCACCTCGTTCCGGCCGAGAGCTGGACCGAACTCGGCGTCGCGCCGCCCGCGATGCCGACAGACCCGACGTTCCTCGCATTGCTTGCCGGCTACGCCGCCCTCGCGGTCCTCGCTGGGACGATACTCGTAAATCGGACGCTCTACGATCAGGGGTGGTCGCCGTGA
- a CDS encoding ABC transporter ATP-binding protein — MSDPVAIADGVCKSFGEEGVLESVDLTVEEGELLVLMGPNGVGKSVLLSCFAGSERPSAGSVDVFGEPATARADTTSFLLQDALALESLTGRENVDFYRRLHPAFTDDWRAHVERLGIADDLEKSVADYSGGMVRKLELAIAASIDAPLYLFDEPTAALDLGTIPTVHELFREKRAEGKTIVVASHRPMNADIADRIAFLADGRIVATGPPDELLASVPPVLETGASNASALADIVAGEPFAVAGNVRGFVPPRDGDATGDDADTEPSVATPTDAAPLLEEATDLEPSLEALADAAGIDRTALSIVEPTYTDLLRTTRTVCRQRLPPIHDESRTIRGRRRGRASDRTHGDQGSDGARVGASLLVAVLDR, encoded by the coding sequence GTGAGCGATCCGGTCGCGATTGCCGATGGGGTCTGCAAGTCCTTCGGCGAGGAGGGCGTCCTCGAGAGTGTCGACCTCACGGTCGAGGAGGGTGAACTGCTGGTTCTCATGGGACCGAACGGGGTCGGGAAGTCGGTCCTGCTCTCCTGTTTCGCCGGCAGCGAGCGTCCCTCCGCGGGCAGCGTCGACGTCTTCGGCGAGCCGGCGACGGCCCGCGCCGATACGACGAGTTTCCTCTTACAGGACGCGCTCGCACTCGAGTCCCTCACTGGCCGCGAGAACGTCGATTTCTACCGCCGGCTCCATCCGGCGTTTACCGACGACTGGCGAGCACACGTCGAGCGGCTCGGAATCGCTGACGACCTCGAGAAATCCGTCGCCGACTACTCCGGCGGCATGGTTCGGAAACTCGAGCTCGCCATCGCCGCCAGCATCGACGCTCCGCTGTACCTGTTCGACGAGCCGACCGCGGCGCTGGATCTCGGAACGATCCCGACGGTCCACGAACTGTTCCGCGAGAAACGGGCGGAAGGGAAGACGATCGTCGTCGCCAGCCACCGACCGATGAACGCCGACATCGCGGACCGGATCGCCTTCCTCGCGGACGGCCGGATCGTCGCGACCGGACCGCCCGACGAACTGCTCGCATCGGTTCCACCCGTCCTCGAGACGGGCGCATCGAACGCGAGCGCGCTCGCCGACATCGTTGCCGGGGAGCCGTTCGCAGTAGCCGGGAACGTCCGCGGCTTCGTCCCGCCGCGAGACGGGGATGCGACCGGGGACGACGCTGACACGGAGCCGTCGGTCGCGACTCCCACAGACGCGGCCCCATTGCTCGAGGAGGCCACGGACCTAGAACCGTCGCTCGAGGCGCTCGCGGACGCGGCAGGGATCGATCGGACGGCGCTCTCGATCGTCGAACCGACCTACACCGACCTCTTACGTACTACACGAACGGTGTGTCGACAACGACTGCCGCCGATCCACGATGAGTCGAGAACTATCCGAGGACGTCGACGCGGACGCGCTTCAGACCGAACTCACGGCGATCAAGGGAGCGATGGGGCTCGCGTCGGAGCATCCCTACTGGTGGCGGTTCTGGATCGTTGA
- a CDS encoding molybdopterin-binding protein — MNETDTNAAESGDGTLCTGVVTISSSQSLNTDEAGEAITVALEDGGNEITVREHVGADHDKVQSIVSRLIDRDDVDVVITAGATSVEPTDITIDAVEPLLEKELTAFSELFTLLAYERVGTKIVAARTLAGVADGTPVFCLPGNADAVRLALTEIVLSETPEIIELAREEEPDDDGEPTGADVVDGGA; from the coding sequence ATGAACGAGACGGATACGAACGCCGCCGAGTCCGGTGACGGAACGCTCTGTACCGGCGTCGTCACGATCTCCTCGAGTCAGAGCCTCAATACCGACGAGGCCGGCGAGGCGATCACCGTGGCGCTCGAGGACGGCGGCAACGAGATCACGGTGCGAGAACACGTCGGCGCGGACCACGACAAGGTCCAGTCGATCGTCTCGCGACTGATCGACCGCGACGACGTCGACGTCGTGATCACCGCCGGTGCGACCAGCGTCGAACCGACCGACATCACTATCGACGCCGTCGAGCCATTGCTCGAGAAGGAACTGACCGCGTTCAGCGAGCTGTTCACCCTCTTGGCGTACGAACGTGTCGGGACGAAAATCGTCGCGGCGCGAACACTCGCCGGCGTCGCCGACGGAACGCCGGTCTTCTGCTTGCCCGGCAACGCCGACGCGGTCCGCCTCGCGCTTACGGAGATCGTCCTGTCGGAAACGCCCGAAATCATCGAACTCGCACGGGAGGAAGAGCCGGACGATGACGGCGAACCGACCGGCGCCGACGTGGTCGACGGAGGTGCCTGA
- a CDS encoding 5-formyltetrahydrofolate cyclo-ligase, with protein MTANRPAPTWSTEVPDVGSVDGDGDDTNGIDKESVRERVWDDLEESGEARFPFPPHGRIPNFAGASEAADRLAEQPEWKEATTIKANPDAPQLPVRRRALREGKTVYMAVPRLADERCFLKLDPDELEDYDAATTVSGSSDHGERVGPEAVDRIDLIVSGSVGITEDGGRIGKGEGYSDLEYAVLRDLGLVDDATPVATTVHERQLIEESVAVGAHDVAMTLVVTPERVFRPDRSAQPTGIDWDLLTDERLAEIPVLERLRNS; from the coding sequence ATGACGGCGAACCGACCGGCGCCGACGTGGTCGACGGAGGTGCCTGACGTGGGATCCGTCGACGGCGACGGTGACGATACCAACGGCATCGACAAGGAATCCGTCCGCGAGCGCGTCTGGGACGACTTAGAGGAGAGCGGCGAGGCCCGGTTTCCGTTCCCGCCACACGGGCGGATTCCGAATTTCGCCGGGGCGAGCGAGGCCGCCGACCGGCTGGCCGAGCAACCGGAATGGAAGGAGGCGACGACGATCAAAGCCAACCCCGACGCGCCGCAACTGCCCGTCCGGCGGCGGGCGCTGCGCGAGGGAAAGACGGTCTACATGGCCGTGCCGCGGCTCGCCGATGAGCGGTGTTTCCTGAAACTCGATCCGGACGAGCTCGAGGACTACGACGCGGCGACCACCGTCTCCGGCTCGTCGGACCACGGCGAACGGGTCGGCCCGGAAGCGGTCGACCGCATCGACCTGATCGTCTCCGGGAGCGTTGGGATCACCGAGGATGGCGGTCGAATCGGAAAGGGAGAGGGCTACAGCGACCTCGAGTACGCCGTGCTCCGCGATCTCGGCCTCGTCGACGACGCGACGCCCGTCGCGACGACGGTCCACGAGCGACAGCTGATCGAGGAGTCAGTCGCCGTCGGAGCCCACGACGTCGCGATGACGCTCGTCGTCACACCCGAGCGGGTGTTTCGACCGGACAGGAGCGCACAGCCGACCGGTATCGACTGGGACCTGCTCACGGACGAGCGGCTCGCAGAGATTCCGGTCTTGGAACGGCTTCGAAATTCATAG
- a CDS encoding CTP synthetase encodes MSSSTTAVVAGSDEDGIAAALESEGVDVTRIDGVISRPQLEEAGVVSADLYVLTDVGQATTIPIVCDLNDDIRTVVYARRTVPEFVKGQLDIAIDPQLMDASVVADELVD; translated from the coding sequence ATGAGTTCCAGCACGACCGCCGTCGTCGCCGGTTCCGACGAGGACGGCATCGCGGCGGCACTCGAGAGTGAAGGCGTCGATGTGACTCGAATCGACGGCGTCATCTCCCGCCCGCAACTCGAGGAGGCGGGTGTCGTTTCGGCCGATCTGTACGTCTTGACGGACGTCGGCCAAGCGACGACGATTCCGATCGTCTGCGATCTGAACGACGACATTCGGACCGTCGTCTACGCCCGCCGAACCGTCCCCGAGTTCGTCAAGGGACAACTCGACATCGCGATCGATCCGCAGTTAATGGACGCGAGCGTCGTCGCTGACGAACTCGTCGACTGA
- the guaA gene encoding glutamine-hydrolyzing GMP synthase, with amino-acid sequence MVETETFVPDAVAEINEEIDDANAVIALSGGVDSSVAAALAYEAIGDRLTPVYVDTGLMRKGETDQIRETFDYMESLRIVDAKDRFLDALEGTTDPEEKREIIGEQFIREFEREATDADADYLVQGTIYPDRIESEGGIKSHHNVGGLPEVVDFEGIVEPVRDLYKDEVREVAHHLGLDELVAERMPFPGPGLAVRIIGEITEEKLEVAREANHVVEEELEEYEPWQALAAVIGKATGVKGDNRVHGWVVSVRSVESRDGMTARAQEIDWETLQRIQSRITGSHENVARVVYDVTHKPPATIEYE; translated from the coding sequence ATGGTAGAAACCGAGACGTTTGTCCCCGACGCAGTCGCAGAGATTAACGAGGAAATCGACGATGCGAACGCCGTCATCGCCCTCTCGGGCGGCGTCGACTCCTCGGTCGCCGCCGCCCTGGCCTACGAGGCCATCGGCGACCGACTTACGCCCGTCTACGTCGACACCGGCCTGATGCGGAAAGGCGAGACCGACCAGATCCGCGAGACCTTCGACTACATGGAGTCGCTCCGGATCGTCGACGCGAAGGATCGGTTCCTCGACGCGCTCGAGGGAACCACCGATCCCGAAGAGAAGCGCGAAATTATTGGTGAGCAGTTCATCCGGGAGTTCGAGCGCGAAGCGACGGACGCCGATGCGGACTACCTCGTTCAGGGAACGATCTACCCCGACCGCATCGAGAGCGAGGGCGGGATCAAGTCCCACCACAACGTCGGCGGCCTCCCCGAAGTCGTCGACTTCGAGGGGATCGTCGAACCAGTCCGCGACCTCTACAAGGACGAGGTCCGCGAGGTCGCCCACCACCTCGGCCTCGACGAACTCGTCGCCGAGCGGATGCCGTTCCCCGGCCCGGGCCTCGCCGTGCGGATCATCGGCGAGATCACCGAGGAGAAACTCGAGGTGGCCCGCGAGGCCAACCACGTCGTCGAGGAGGAACTCGAGGAGTACGAGCCCTGGCAGGCGCTCGCGGCCGTCATCGGGAAGGCGACGGGCGTCAAGGGTGATAACCGCGTCCACGGCTGGGTTGTCTCCGTCCGCTCGGTCGAATCGCGCGACGGGATGACCGCTCGCGCCCAGGAGATCGATTGGGAGACGCTCCAGCGCATTCAGTCCCGGATTACGGGCTCTCATGAGAACGTCGCCCGCGTCGTCTATGACGTGACCCACAAACCGCCCGCGACCATCGAGTACGAATGA